Below is a genomic region from Palaemon carinicauda isolate YSFRI2023 chromosome 31, ASM3689809v2, whole genome shotgun sequence.
tgtctctctctctctctctctctctctctctctctctctctctctctctctctcatatacatacatacatacacacacacatatacatgtatatataaatatatatacatacatataaatatatacatatatacacatatatatatgtatatatataaatatatacatatatatatatatatatatatatacatatatatatattctacttcatTTGGAATTTAAAGAATGAACGCCGTGATAACTGTTATAAACGATCTGTCTTATTGATGACATTCAACATCGTGTTATCTCCCTACCAGGTGGTGGCAtccaggaaaaaataaaaaaacaccgtTATGGTCACATTCATACCGTACCCGATTAATCACGGTGCACTCATTAATAAAAATATCCTGTACAATCACATCTGCCGATGACTCACTGACAAGCACCTTTACGATTTGTTCAAATTAACGTCATTTCTTTCATGACTGACATCTATAAAAGAGTTTCTGGGtcagcccctcctcctcctctctcttgcAACTTCCAAATTATACGCCATTTCCACTAACAACGAGACTTCGATTTATGCTTTCTCGTACGCTAATCTTGAGGCTTCATAGCCTTCTCGATCGTTTCagctcttgttttatatatatatatatatatatatatatatatgtatatatatacactcctacaCTCATAATTCTTTTTATTCCTACTTACTATATGTACTTCAATTCTGTTAGTGATTATGTACGCACGTGGAAatgtgagcaatatatatatatatatatatatatacttacatacacacacatatataacatgtGTTTCAATTTAGCTCCACGCAACATAAACAAAAATAACTTTCAACAACAAACAAAATGAAGTTCTCTGAGGGCTTCTACAATAACAATATTTCCATTAAATTTATTCTAAAACACAATGTATCGCGTCAAGGTAATTCCAAGAGAGGGGTGAATGGgaacaaataaaaaacacatttGCAATGAATAATCACCTGCAGAAACAAATGAGTTATATTTCCTTCGTTACGAATAACATCTATTTAAATCTTTCCAATACCAACATTTTCTATGAAAGAACAAATCAGAGCTTCGTTATGGACAATGGAACGGGTTCGAATTTTatgtgcatattctctctctctctctctctctctctctctctctctctctctctctctatgtatatatatacatatataaattatatatatatatatatacttgtatatatatatatatatatatattatgtatatgtataaatgtatatatatgaatatatatatatatatatatatatatgaatatatattaaaatgtatatatacatatgaataatatatatatatatatatatatatataatgtatgtatatatatatatatatatatatataaatatatatacagtgatatatatatatatatatatatatgaatatatatacatatatatatatactgtatatatataaatatatatatacacatgtatatataaatatatatatataaatatatatatatatatatatatatgtatatatataaattcataaatatacagtatatatatatataaaacaacaaaaacaagacaAATAtggccgcttctagtccactgcaggacaaaggccttaaggTTGTGGTGGGCTGGTGGTAGCTTCATTGCCTGGTGATTGTGAGACTAGGGGtagagttcctttggtcgctgcaaccttaccatccttgagagctaagcaTGGGTGGGGTTCGGCGGagactataggtatatctgctgagttatcagcagccattgcctgaccctccttaatcctagcttgggtatATAGGGGGCTTGGGGGTTGATTCATAttaatatgattagtctctagggcattgtccggcttgatagagcaatgtcactgtcccttgcgtctcccattcatgagcggccttttaaacatGATCAACATGggatttggctattttcatcatcacgctggccactgtggagtggtgatgatgggagactttttagcttgatcgctcacagcaaacagcttcgctgatcatggaaatacacaaaccctatcacaacgttaaggtatctcgactcagaaatgatatatatatatatatatatatacacacacacacacatatataatatatatatagatatatatatatatatatatatatatgtatatatatatatatatatatatatgtgtatatatatacatatgtatatatatatatatatatatatacacaagtattaaTCTTATATTATATAGGTTAAAGTGCCACGAAGTATCTTTACTTCCTTAATCAAATACTATGTTTGAATACTCGTGTCCTAAGGTGCTAATGAATTATCAATAATCTACGGGATTTTTCCTTTGTAAAAGCACTGAGGAGCGATTAACATCTCAGGCATCTAACTCTTTATTTCACGCTTCAATTACCATAAATCTTTAAATTCAAAATTTCCTTTGTCTGCATTAATATTATTTCCCAGTGCTATAAATAAGACCCGTTGAAGTCAATGAATATTGATTAATTAATAAATCAGTAAATAGATTTGAGGTAAATAACAAAAAATGGGTAAGACAAGATGTAAATTAAATAGCACTTTAATTTGGTGACCAATAATGACCTTAAATTTGGTGACTAATAATGACCTTTAAATTGGTGACTAATAATGACCTTTAAATTGGTGACTAATAATGACCTTTAATTTGGTAACTATTAATGACCTTCAATTTGGTGACCAATAATTACTCTTAATTTGATAATCAATAACGACCTTTAATTCGGTGACCAATGATGACCTTTAGTTTGGTGACCAATAATGACCTTTAATTTGGTGACTAATAATGACCTTTAATTTGGTAACCAATAATTACTATCAATTTGGTAACCAATAATTACTATCAATTTGGTAACCAATAATGACCTTTAATTCGGTGACTAATAATGACCTTTAGTTTGATGACTAAGAATGACCTTCAATTTGGTGACCAATAATTACTCTTAAATTGATAACCAATAACGACCTTTAATTCGGTGATCAATAATGACCTTTAATTTGGTGACTATTAATGACCTTTAATTTAGTGACCAATAATTACTCTTAAATTTTATACCCAATTACGACCTTTAATTCGGTGACCAATAATGACCTTCAGTTTGGTGACCAATAATGAACTTTAATTTGGTCCACCAACAATGACCTCTAATTTGGTGACCATTACGGTACTTAGGTTATTTAATTTCCAAAGCTACTAAGCAATTTTTTTTCTGGCGAATATCTATGCGATCACCAaaggccatgtttttttttttttatttatttatatatatatatatatatatatatatatatatatatatatttatttgtggatTTTTGACAACATAACCCAATGCCGAGGTCAATGCGGCTACTCATAGCCGAGGTTAGACGAGATACCTCACAGTTGAACTATGAAGTAGAAGTTGTAAGAGATAGGAAAGAAAGTAGAAAGCTAATAAATGGGTGAAGCTTTGGGTTGATtagaaacgtccttgcttggtaCTCTGCCGGacaggggttagagtcccgcttaaactcaacGGTTTCCGGtaatgtccgcaacctcaccatccatatgagctagggatgcggggtttggggaagcttataggtctatatgctgagtcttcACTAGCCCTTGCCTGGCCTTCCGTGGTcccaccttgggtggagagggggcttgagcactgatcatatgtatatatgctcagtctctagggcgctgtcctgctaaccaggggcactgtcaatgtcccttgccttttccattcaAGAGCGAACATTGCAGGATGCACAAAAGACTCCTGAACACTTTGGTTGTTCTTGTATCAAACAAAGACCTTTAATAACAACAACCACTAAGGGCATTTTATTCTGGTCCCATCTACAAGACTATTTCCTCACGGTCATTAAGGGCTACCATGGTCACATAAAACCTTCTAACATGACGACCATTGGGGGACTTTTATCTTAATGGTCACTAACGGCCTTGTGTGGCTATCTTAAAATCTTATCCTCAGCAAGTTGTAAAACTCATATATaattgatagtaaaaaaaaaaagtgaattagtGCGTATCAATATCCAAATTTCTCAGCCAAAATCTGATCAACAATTAATCGTAACCATGccgatattttcttttacttttaaccTAAGGTAAAATTATGAATTATTGTTTCTAAAAGCAACATTCGAGCACACGCGATCTAACGTGTCACTATAAGTGACTATTCCTCAAGCTTGCGCTCAGGGCCACAGTGTTGGACTTTTTGTTATCAGGTAACAGCTTTGTATAGCTCATGAGTGGAATTAGTTATGGACTTCTGTTATCAGGCAACACCTTTGTATAGCTCATGAGTGGAATTGGTTATGGTCTTCTGTTATCAGGCAACACCTTTGTATAGCTCATGAGTGGAATTGGTTATGGACTTCTGTTATCAGGCAACACCATTGTATAGCTCATGAGTGGAATTGGTTATGGACTTCTGTTATCAGGCAACACCTTTGTATAGCTCATGAGTGGAATTGGTTATGGACTTCTGTTATCAGGCAACACCTTTGTATAGCTCATGAGTGGAATTGGTTATGGACTTCTGTTATCAGGCAACACCTTTGCATAGCTCATGAGTGGAATTGGTTATGGACTTTTGTTATCAGGCAACAGCTTTGTACAGCTCATGAGTggaattagttataaaataaactAGGATCGTACTGTGAGGCAATTGGTAAAGACGTATGGAATATGTAATGTTTGTATACGATTCGATGGATGTATCTTTgtataatacaaattatatatttcgaaaaaacaaatattaaagcatatatgtttatattatgaatatgtatttgtAGAAAATGAACTTGTaagctgtatattttcttaataaaggttaaaaaaaaaatatatatacttttttaaattCTCTGAAGATATATTGTGATGCTTACCAAATAAATAGTAAAGTAACTAATGTCTCATAAAGAACAATACTTAATACTGTAGGGATAAAGGAAGGATATTCTAGTGTAGcaccagaaagaaaattaaagaaagaagCTACACACGCAAACATGTAACAACGttcataataataagataaaaaaaacggCGTTTATCATCAATTGTGCGTTTGAATACAGATTAATAGAATCTTTTAAGTATATAAAccaccggtgccttagatgaccgcagaggtagcagcagtaggggattcagcattacgaagcttcatctgtggtggataatgtgggagggtgggctgtggcaccctagcagtaccagctgaactcggttgagtcccttgttaggctgggaggaacgtagagagtagaggtcccctttttgttttgtttcatttgttgatgtcggctaccccccaaaattgggggaagtgccttggtatatgtatgtataaacctgTTTGATAAATCTATTAATAAACGCGAAACAAATACTTAAAATACAAGTTAAGAGGTTTACGACACACTTCCTACCATGGTATCTACTGTACAAGGCCAATATAGAGCTACTGTACATGTGAAGGCGAGTAAAGCTTGGGAGAAAATTTTCAAGGTGGCCTCACGTAAAAGACTGGAATATAAGAAAGACATCTTTCGTATCCATTCATCAAGAGAAAAAATTTCCTTAGTTCAAGTCTGCTAATCTGTCCTCAAAACAGAACTGCTTTCTCCACACAGGATTGGTACTTTAGACAAACGTTGTAGAGAATAGATACTCTAGTTTAAAAATGTTTACATGTTTAACTTTCCCAAATACCCAACTCCTTAAATAGTAACTTCATTTGCCTTTGAACACGTTTAGAATTCTACGTACCCCAATCTACAACATCTATCTCAACAAAGtttcaaacaaaattattattaaaaaggagagattaaccagcccaatgaatcAAGCTCAACTCTTACTGAGATGGCCAATAATCTTATCTTAAATCTTTGCTATTTTAAAGAGGTTTAGAGGAACCTTAATTTTAGCGTTTTAAGCATTGATGAAATTTCTACTTCGTACCAGTGACGAATTTCTAGGATGTTACAGGGTGAATCTGCAATATTTTAAGCACTGAAATGCTGTCGTCTTACACGCTACCTAAATTCGAATGTTGAAATTATACGGAGCCCAAAATTATTAATGCTTGCTTCCTAATTGTGATTTGGAAAGCATATATTTTCAGGATAAACTTATACATATCTTTTTATTAATACGAGGCAAGTGATAGAGTAAACATACATCATAACTGGTAAACCTATAAAATTAAGACCACACAAACCATGGGTACACATGGGTGAACACGTCTTATCAAAAAGCACGCTTTTCAAATACACCCAAAGAAGTCAAGGAAAactaatataatctctctctttcATGTACACATATCAACAAGAACAATTGGCTATTGAAtagtataaataaaatcataaaaaaacacaTTAACGCAGTAACGAACCATAGCCCTACTTTACATTATGACCTAAACCTCCAATCTGTAAGTAACCCTGGTTGTTTAGCAATTACTCTTCAATAAAACACATTTAATAAACTAAGAAAATAgagcaataattaaaaaaaatagaagtcTTCTTACCTAAATCGAAGGCGTCCCCAGGACAGAAGACTCCCAGAACGAGCGCAGAGGCGAAGAAGGCGTACCTTCTCCAAGACCAAGCAGGGGCTCGTACGCTGACATTTTTCTTAACACGGCCGTTTTCACATTCCTGGGGCCCCGTTGCACCTTGAAACTCTTTGGAGTGGGACCAAGAGGCCGTCGCGTTTCTCCCGACGGGGCCACTGCGGGAGTGACGCGTTTCTACGGTAGAGGAGGTAGAGTGTAAGAGTCGTCCACTAGCACTTCTAGAACTAAGCTCGCGCCTGAGACGGCAGGCGTCATTGTCTTTGGTTGCACCTAGACCTACGTCTACACCACCACAGACACCATTGTTGGAGGAACCATCTTCCGTGAGTCCTAGGGTAGGTTTCCACCATCTCTTTCCAGAGGGAGGGATGGGAGGAGAGGTAATAAGAGTAGGTGGGGGAGGATGACAAGGCAGAACTTCAGCTAGATGAGCTTGGTGAGATGAGAGATGAGGAGAGGTGGTGTGAGTAAATTGAGAAGGTGGAGGAGTTGTATAACAACCAGGAGGTGTGGGAGGGGCAGGAAGCGGAGGTTGAGGTAAGGTCAGGGCAGGGTTGAGGCGGGAGAATAGTGAGGGGGTGGCACTTTGGTCTTCTTCACCGGCAGCAGCCATGATGCCCCTTCCTTCACGGCTTATCTCGATCCACCGCGCCCATCTTGCGCCACTGAACACCAGCCCCTCAGCACTCAGGACACCACCTCAACATCCTCCTCTTATTTAGCACTTCCTTCTTATTTGTTCCTTCTTAATTTATCTATTTTGTGCAAGAGCCGCAGAAGGCCTCAGGAGGACGTCAAGACGAAGGCGACGTCCAAACGCAGCCAAACGAACGTCGCCGTCAAAATTAACGGACAGTGGGATGACCGTTACGTTTCAAATTTTCAAACTAACGACGACGCCGGATTTCGCCGTTTTTTGTTGTGGCTGCTGTTGATTTTGCCGCTGCTGTTTTCCTTGTTGACTTTGCAGGTGGCGTGGCACTTCAAAGGCTTCGCTTCATATCCTCTCTATCCGAATATACATAAACTGTGGCAATGGGGATTTGCAAAGGGCCTCCTTTAAAGGGCTCCTTCGGTTTGCCCGGATTTTGTCGATATCAGCCGCACTCTGAAGGCTTCTCTTGTTTGACTGCGTTTAATATCCGGTCGAGATGATGCTAGCAATCACGAAAGTCACCTGGAATTTAGAATTCCAACACCGAAGCTTTAAGCAGGAActtatttatattgaaatttaaaCCACCTTCaccttttctctatttttttcttaaattttatttccagtacttttacttttttacttatcACAATTACATAACTTCTCCCTCAACTAATCAGTTCCTTCTTAGCACTACTCTACCCGTCAGCTATATCGGCCAATACTAAGCACTACTGTAGCTGTTGCTATCGAACTGACAGTGGTTATTTGCTGCTGTTACTTTCTGGCACATCTCGCGTGCCGGTAATTTTGACGGCCAAATCGATGCTTCTACGCCGAATAGGATctgcgaaagagagagaaaaaaaaatacattagttcTACACGCAGAATGAGCATGAAAACCTTCAAAGAAAAATACCAGATAAAGAAGACTTCTCCTTTCGGTTTTCGGCCTCAAGATACCTTGTGATTAGGTCATGAAGGCGGTAAAGGGCATGGAATGTTTTCTGGAATATTTTCTGGAatggttttcttttttaatattttctgaaTGATTGTGAAATGTTTTCTGAATATTGTCTGTAATGTTTCTTAAAAGTTTTCTGAATATTGTCTGTAATGTTTCTTAGAAGTTTTCTGAATATTGTCTGTAATGTTTCTAAAAAGTTTTCTAAATGTTTGAggaatttttttctgaatattttctgGAATGTTTCTGAAATGTTTTTTGAATGTTTGTGGAATGTTTACTGAATATTTTCTGTAACGTATCTAAAAAGTTTCCTACATGTATGAGGAATATTTTCTGGAATGTttctgaaattaatttttttttaatgtttgttgaATGTTTACTGAATATTTTCTGTAACGTATCTAAAATGTTTCTTACATGTTTGAAGAATATTGTCTGGAAtgtctctgaattttttttttcttcttttaatgtttGTGGAATGTTTTCCGAATATTTTCTGAAGAACACTGTCAAGCTCATAAAACTTGTGGGAATGTGAGGTGGCAAAAGTGTGGGGCAAATTTTGTCTGAAATTTAGTTATCAATAGACACATAACTATACATTTTATGGTTAGTATTAAAAACCTGTTTGCATATTAAACAGCACAGTAAAATGGACGAGAGTTCTTACGCCAGAATCAATAAAGACAAAGTTTGAAAGTTTCACATAACATTGCAAATGACGTGCCTCTCAGGAATGTCAGATAAAAGCTGTTTTTAGAATCTGAATTAATACAATATTTTATGGAAACAGAAACAGCCGAGACAATTTACCTTTCAAACTAAAATTATTTTGTAAGTAAAGtgaaaaattattaaagaatttcATATCACTGGTTATTCCTATCAACcattactagttattattattatttgctaagctaaccattgttggaaaagcaagatgctacaagcccaaggggtccaagtgggaaaatatcccagtgaggaaaggaaatacaaatcTACATAAGttctagaataataataacattaaaatacatatttaatgtataaactataaaaacttgaaaataacgataagaagagaaacaagataaaatagtgtgcacgattgtaccctcaagcaagagaactctaacccaagacagtggaagaccatggtacagaggctatgacactacctaatgaatgaaatcaaactctgGCCCACGTTTAGTTTAGTGAATACTTGGCTTATTTTAGTAACACTAAAGATATTCGTTTTATCTGGGGCCTTGACATGATACTA
It encodes:
- the LOC137624407 gene encoding uncharacterized protein is translated as MAAAGEEDQSATPSLFSRLNPALTLPQPPLPAPPTPPGCYTTPPPSQFTHTTSPHLSSHQAHLAEVLPCHPPPPTLITSPPIPPSGKRWWKPTLGLTEDGSSNNGVCGGVDVGLGATKDNDACRLRRELSSRSASGRLLHSTSSTVETRHSRSGPVGRNATASWSHSKEFQGATGPQECENGRVKKNVSVRAPAWSWRRYAFFASALVLGVFCPGDAFDLASCKEPLGMESGKIKDEQITASSAYDVSVTRPDLAR